tcaTCTGAAATGTATCATAATTCCTGATGTCTTATATCCTTACCAGCAGCTGATATTGATGTCAATTTTTATAGGTATATAGTActgtctcattgtggtttcaGTATTTATTTCCATGTTGGTAATAATGTTTAGCATCTTTACATATGCTCATTCATCACCCTTAAagcttcttttgtgaagtgtcaaATCAAACCACTTACCTATTTTAGTTTTTGCCTTGTTATAATTAGAGACTCATTTGTGTATTTGAACATGAATCCTTTGTAAAATatgtgttttacaaatattttatctcagacagtttcttgtcttttcattttcttaaaagtgCCTTTTACAGAGTAACCATGTTAACTTATTAAAGtttaacatcattttttaaaaaatggcattgtTATGTCAGACTACCCCTTAGCCCCATTTACATcaaattcatgaaagaaaaaatgtaaaaagagataatttatttcataaagcAAGACAAAATCTCCTGTATGCCACAAAATTCACTATGACATAAAGGGTGCTTAGGTTGAAGCCAAGGAACTCAACAGATTTATGCCCAGAAGGAAGAAGTTACCATGTCCAGGCAATAAAGTCTAAATGCACAGGAAGAGCTTAGGTGCTTAAAGGCAAAGCCAAAGGGTTGCTTCAGGGTTAGGGAAGTGTGTGAACAGAGGTGTTAGACACAGCCTGAACTCACATATGTGGACTTAAAAGAGCTGAAGATTTCAGAAAAGCCACTCAGAAGCAACAGACTTCTGGCTGGATTGATGGTATTCATGGTATTATTAATATCACAAACAGAATACATTAAAATGAATTCAGAAGTGTCAACTGAATAGTGAATATATCTGGGAAATATAACTGGGAATATAACTGGGAATCTGAAATAAATCACATTAAATCTAAGCATTTGTAGGCATCAACTAAACACATGCAAAAGGAGACATGCACATGAAGAATAAGTTTGCAATATACACGAATAAAAATGACTATAATTACAATTATAAAGGAAACATTAGCAATTAGTTTTAAGATGGATAAGAAgctcaatggaaaaaaaagaataaatacacatttttaataagCGAGAAACATGACCCATTCTATATAAAACAACTCTGAACTTCatcaaaagagaaatggaaattaattgtAGTTTCATACACATTAGATTGTCAGGAAAAGTGACAAAGTTGTGGTGATGAAGAGAAACACCCAAAATATCTACTGGTGAGGTAAAACAGTTCAACCACTTTGGACCTGCCTGATAGTGAATAGTTTAATACGTATTCTCCTATCATCAATAATTCCACACAAGGTATATAACTGACTTTTCTTACCttcagaagacagagagagaatatttaactAGCTTGATTTacaatagcaaaaaagaaaaaaataatcaaaatttctACAACCCAGGAGGTACTTCTTATTTTCAATGTCAcaataaaaacttaagaaatggtgcttgaaaatgaataaatatttgataaacataatttttttgatTCTGAAATACAGGATGAGAGTAACTATAGACATGGAATTCATGTACTAAATTTGAAGTTTTAACAGGATCAAAAAGGAGCACATTTATGTAATACATTGTACTAGGAGATCTATCGGGGTGACAAAATGCAGTAGAGTCCTGTGAAAATGTCAGTGTATAGAGCAATAGTGACTAAATACTGGCCATCGAGTCCTGGCTGTATTGATGCTATCCCATGGTGACCACGCCTCCTCCTTTTCTCATGTCTTCACCACTTGTCTTAGAAGAAAACACGGGATTACACTTAATGTGATCCAGGAGAAACTCCTTCCCAGCAAATCCTCTTTCCTCAAACAAGTAATGTTCACCCAATTATCATATAAGTTAAAGTTAAATTATTGGGACAGAATCTGAACATATTTTGAGGACCAGCATTCAGTTCACTGCAGAGATGCAGTATGGTTGGTCCATGGAAATGTTACCCATCCATTGATCCAAGGAAGAACACTTGGTTAACTATTTCTAGAATCAGGTCCAGGTGCAACACCTGAATTTCCTGCTATCAGTTGTTGACCTGAAAGAGAATAAAGCCTAGGAAAAGACCACCTCATGGAGAGTGATGAAAGTTGTACATTCTTTGGGTACATTCCATACCTCAGAAGTCTCTGTAAGGAAGGATAATTCTCTTTACTATCAGAGCATACTCATCTTagacttccttttttaaaaaaaaattaggactgAAGAAAACTTCATTGGTGGGTTTCAACCATTTCACAGTGATCTCAAACCACTGAGATTATCTAATTATGTTGAGCTTGTAGAAGATGATAATCAACATTCTATTTTTGCCTCTGAAAAGGTCTCAGAATTGTTTTGTCGGCTGGGAATAGCCACCGCTTTGCTTCACAGTAGGACTAAAATTAGGAGTTAATGCACACAACCCCAAGCACATGATCACGTGGGGTCTCTTCTCTAGATATGATCCCAGCTCTGCTTTAGCATCTACCTGGCCCTTCTCCTCAAACTTGCTTTTTTCTTAGAGGGCAACAATATAATATATTCACTAAAACTAGAACCCCTTCTGCAGGTACTCTTTCTATGAGAGCTGACCAATTTCTTCTGTGAAACAAGTTATGTTCAGATGATTAAAATTATGCATCTAACTTCACAAaatgagacagagagaaaagCCAGGGCTCAAGTCAAGTTAAAATGTACCTGGTTATTAAGTTACCTTATCATGTTAAAAGAATGTAGTGAGAAAAGTCAGATATTCTGGAAATCAGGAACCTTGTCATTGTGACTTCTTTTACAAACCAACAAATGACGTGTCAGAGAAGAGAAACAGTCCTTCTGACGAGCTTCCTCAAGGCCTGCTTtatgtccctgttcctcaggctgtagataaAGGGGTTCAGCATCTGAGGGACCACAGAGTACATCACAGAAGCCACTGCAGTCTTCCTAGGGGCGTCAGTCACCCCAAACCTGTCCCATAGAACAAGGAGACAACTGACAGGTGAAACCCACAGGTGAAAAAGGCTTTATGCTTTCCTTCCAATGATGGCATTCTCAAGACAGAAGACACAATGTGAACGTAAGAGAAAATTATCCCAGAGAGTGGAATACCAACAAATATGCAAGGTGGAGCATGTATCCAGATGTTATTAATGAGGGTGTCAGAACAGGTCAGCTTGATGACCTGAGTGAGTTTACAGAAGTGGGGCATCTCCAGGCTGTGCAGAAGGACAGACACAGCACCATCAGACAGTGCAACAGGGCATCCACCATGCTGATGGTGATACCAGAAACAGCAGGACACACAGCCAGGGGTTCATGATGACTATGTACCTAAGGGGAGGACAAATGGCCATGTAGCAGTCATAGGCCATCACTGTAGGGAGACAATTTTCCATGTCAACGAAAACTAAGACAAAACAGACCTGTGATGAGGCTGCACATCACGTTGGGAGCATCTGGTAAAGCAAACGGCAGGAGGCTAAAGAGGAAGAAGGTGTGgcatccctctctccccttcaaGAGCACAGGTAAGTGACCCAACTTCTTCCAACTAGGTTCCACCTCTTAAATCATGACACCAAGAAAGCATCAGaatctggggaccaagcctttaatacattGGCCATTGAGCACATTTCAGACCCAAATTATAGCAGCTGGGGACTCTGAGGAGATGGGTCCTAGGAAATGTCTACCTCGTGTAGAACTCAATGAAGCACTAATCCCTGACACTATGCGTTCCCTCTATCTCAACTCATTGCAATGAACAGTAGTTCTCTTCATGGTCTCACCTTATTAGAGTGAGGGTCTCATTTTCCTATGACAACAGAATCTTATGTCAACAGAAGGTCAACTCACAGATAAAGTCCAAAATCTCAAATATCTCAAAACTGTGtaatttttgtaaataatgaAACTGAGTAGGGAGGCTGGTAACACTACATCAGAAAGACACAGTTTTCCAGGGCAAACCTCACTTGTTATTTAATGGAGTATTTAATGTCAGTTTTTGTCCTCACTGTAGGTCTACATGTGGGATGACGCCCACTGGCCCTGACCATGAGCTCAGGTCGGGAAGCTAGTCTGCAGACGCTCACACAGCCTTCTGTAACCCGCCCTTGACCCACCCACTGGTCCAGCACTCTTTCTTCTGAAACTGATCCTCAGCAATTACTAACATTGAACCACAGACTCGGACTCTGCTTCCATAATGGCACAGCAACAAAATGGAACCTTGAGATggaaatcatttgacaaaatcaCATGTGAACAAAATCAGTCAGGTTTAAAGTACAAGTGGAATGAACTTACACATCACATTATCTAGTCGTGGTGGAAGAACGCAGTAACAGAAGCATCAGGCATTCTGGCTCACCAGTATTCCTGTCCCTTTAACACATTCTCTAATCCTAAGCCCAAAGTCACAGCAAAGGTATCCCAGTGAAGAGCTGACCCAGGGCTCCCTTCATTTCTCTGTTCCTCaagctgtagatgaaggggttcagcatttGAGGGACCACATTGTACATCATTGAAGCCACTGCATTCTTAATGGAAGAGTCAGTCACTGCAGAGCTGCAATAAACTCCAAAACCTGTCCCATAGAATAAGGACACAACCGAGAGGTGAGACCCGCAGGTGGAAAAAGCTTTAGATCTTCCACTCCCTGATGGCATTCTCAAGATAGAGGAGACAAtttgaatataagaaaaaataatcccTAAGAGAGGGACACCAAAAAATATAATACCCACTGAATATTTCAGGAGGCTATTGACCAGAGTATCAGAGCAGGAGAGCCCAATGACCTGAATGagttcacagaagaagtgggGGATCTCCAGGTCTGTGCAGAAGGACAGCCGCAGCACCATGAGGGTGTGAAGTAGACCATGCAAAATGCTGATGAGCAGGGAGACCAGAACCAGCAGGACACAGAGGCAAGGTTTCATGATGACCATGTACCTCAGCGGGTAacaaatggccacatagcggtcataggccatcacggCAAGGACACAGTTTTCTAAACCACCGAAAATCAAGACAAAGCACAGTTGGGAGAGGCAACCTGTGTATGAGATGCTCTGAGTGTGTGTTTGGATGTTCGCCAGCATCTTGGGGATCGTGGTTGTACCCATACAGATGTCAGTGagggacaggttggagaggaagaagtacatgggggtgtggagatGGGAGTCATTGCTGacggccaggatgatgagcaggtttcCCAGGAtggtgaccaggtacatggacaggaacagg
This genomic interval from Marmota flaviventris isolate mMarFla1 chromosome 1, mMarFla1.hap1, whole genome shotgun sequence contains the following:
- the LOC114107466 gene encoding olfactory receptor 7G2-like, giving the protein MEPINQTAISEFLLLGLTEDPALQPLIFSLFLSMYLVTILGNLLIILAVSNDSHLHTPMYFFLSNLSLTDICMGTTTIPKMLANIQTHTQSISYTGCLSQLCFVLIFGGLENCVLAVMAYDRYVAICYPLRYMVIMKPCLCVLLVLVSLLISILHGLLHTLMVLRLSFCTDLEIPHFFCELIQVIGLSCSDTLVNSLLKYSVGIIFFGVPLLGIIFSYIQIVSSILRMPSGSGRSKAFSTCGSHLSVVSLFYGTGFGVYCSSAVTDSSIKNAVASMMYNVVPQMLNPFIYSLRNREMKGALGQLFTGIPLL